One region of Malania oleifera isolate guangnan ecotype guangnan chromosome 6, ASM2987363v1, whole genome shotgun sequence genomic DNA includes:
- the LOC131158538 gene encoding agamous-like MADS-box protein AGL80, which produces MGRKKVQLELMADEFARRMTFNKRKANLLKKVSELSTLCGVDACLIIYDSDNSQPVVWPSLPGARQVLQKFNSFPKKKQRKNMMDQECYAKRFLFKLSKRLEKERRKNDKLLRTEQLLDSCLVAEYYFREVSNLKDTQELGCVLNKNIELISERIKLLHRGEILPNSQ; this is translated from the coding sequence ATGGGAAGAAAGAAGGTTCAGCTTGAATTGATGGCTGACGAATTTGCTCGAAGGATGACCTTCAACAAAAGAAAGGCTAATTTGTTGAAGAAGGTGAGTGAACTTTCAACCTTATGTGGGGTTGAtgcatgtttaattatttatgatAGCGATAATAGTCAACCAGTGGTTTGGCCTTCCTTACCAGGGGCACGACAAGTGCTGCAAAAGTTCAATAGCTTTCCCAAAAAGAAACAGAGGAAGAATATGATGGATCAAGAATGTTATGCAAAGAGATTTCTTTTCAAACTGAGCAAGAGATTGGAGAAAGAACGAAGGAAGAATGATAAACTTTTAAGGACAGAGCAACTTTTGGATAGTTGCTTGGTGGCTGAATACTATTTTCGTGAAGTAAGTAACTTGAAGGATACGCAAGAACTAGGTTGTGTGCTGAATAAGAATATTGAGCTAATTAGTGAAAGGATCAAGTTGCTGCATCGAGGGGAAATTCTTCCCAATTCTCAGTGA